The genome window aagtgtactgtttataaaataattatgccaacagaattaaactttattaaaatttatccatttttaatttgtgttttctaGATTATTATACCACAGTGGAGTTGTTGCAGCCGGAAGACCAAATAAAACGTTTACTTATGATTTACAATTTCCTGCTTAcggttacaataatttaacaatatcgTATTTAAAGGTGATCGATTTGTTAGGAAACGGTAAAAATGGATATCCATCTTTGAAGGCAGGAGGAGTTGGATACAACTACACCGTTGTCAGTTTTAAGTCACAGAAGGGCTTTGgactaaattttaatgtaacaattttcGGAAATGTTAAACATCATAATATAACGTTGCATTAACACCATAAACAGTATACCAACAAAcaaatcatgtaaaaaatatatgggctactaaaaataatttcatgaataaattttgattaaaatatacaaaGGACATTTCACTTACCCCATTTTTCCCAACacaattatttaatgtttcaaattttcatatcTCTTGAATAAGGTGATTAACATAGTTGTAAACAGcgtaacctccgggaccaccgttaggtatcgattcagaggatgagatgaatgacagttttgtagcatgtgaaaatgccatgcctgaccgggattcgaacccgggacctccaaacGAAAGGCCCAGACGATACCACTGGCGCCACGGAGGCCGTCAGGTTACATAAATGTTTCTACATTATACTACTTATCGGTAACATTTATtaaggttttgaaaaattataaataccaacaAACAAAGGCTactaaaaacaacattaaattttttattttattcttcatttattttaatcaatacatAGGACTTTTCAATTACCCCATTTTTCCCAGTACAGTTaatgtttcaaattttcatatcTCTTGAATAAGATAATCAACATAGTTACAAACACCGTATATAAGTATGTTTTTCTCATAACAGGTtctttttcattcagaaaaagaaaaaaagatgaatgaggatgatatgtatgaatgaatgattaatgaagtgaatttttgtagtctcaggtcgaccattcctgagacgtgtggttaattgaaacccaaccaccaaagaacaccagcatccacaatctagtatttaaatctaggttcaaattctagtaaaggcagttacttttatatcgatttgaatactagatcatggatactggaaCATGTACATACATGGAATATTTCTACACTATACTACTTGTCGGTAATATTTATtaaggttttgaaaaattataaatattatgatccATTTGATAagcaataaaacaatgaaaaaagaacTGATAAGTTAGgaatttatagtataaatattaaaatctattatattattataaagataaatattttgagCTAATatgattttaagattaaattcatttcattgtcTCAAAGTTGTCGACAGTCACAGCAGGAGCCATTCAAGAGGTTCTTGTTCTATAGgttcatattttatcataaagtgcTTTTAGAAAGGACTTTACTAGTGTTGGGGAGGATTTCCAAGTCTGAAACAAGAGTTTACTGAAGTTTAGACAGACACAATTCTTGTGACTGTCTATTAAACACACattatttcttagaaaatttgACCTTAGCGTGACACCAGAGACTTATGGTATAATGCATAGACAATTGCTGGGCCAAAAAGGTACATGAAAGTAGCATTAATCGAAAGGAAAACAGAGAGTACAGTTTATCAACTAATTGTGttgaatttatgaatgaaatgacaAAGAAACACCAGTTGTTACTGGTGtttcttaaaattcaataaaataaactctCCAGAGAGTTCTGCTTGTTCTCTAATCTGTCATATGCAGCCAAGGAGAACTAACATAATCCTTTTCTGAGAAAAGACAGGCATTcccattaaatttagaaatctcaTTACAAATTATGCGAGTCTCCAAATCTGGCTATAATGAGGGAGGAGGTAGTACATTCATATCTTACATTAGTAGATTATTAGTACATTCATAACAAATATcgatatttgttattttctcaTCTACATCACAGATTACCTAAACTAATACTAGCATAAAACTATCTGTTTATAAAACAATCACCAAATATACTTTGATTTCTTGGGCAATCCACAAATTACAGTTGGAATCTAATCAATTAATCCTTTTTGAGCAATTTCATCTGCATTTTGTGGCAAATTAATAATGCATTCGTTAGCTTTACAAATTACCTTCTCAAAGTATTTCTATGTACACTGAAATCCTCACTAACACTGTTCTGAAGTCCTAGATATGATAAGTCtgagaaaaatttccattttttgttaTACACTTAAAGTAGCACTTCTAGTTTTAATCTGTTTCAAGGAATAACAGATTTGCCAAAAACTCGAACTGGTTTTTCTTAGCAAAGATTTCTAGCACTAGTCACCACTGACTCTTCTGGACTCCCttagtttttttacattacaaatgcTCATAAATGCAAccatttcagtaataatttttttcagttactacTAAGTACAGTTAGCTTAATAAGCTAGTAATTAAAGACaaattaattagtgtaatttCACTATGTAATTGGAGTAACAGAAATTgtaattattctgttattaaaacaaaaaaaatataaacaatttactgaaaaaagagGTAGTAAacgtaattacttatttatattcatctttttcagcatctatttatatttttatttttttcatctatttatatttcttgtttttatttttatcttcattggGATGTTCTCAGTCCAGCCGCTTCTATTACTCATTCTTGGTATTCAcctcttaattataaaaaattataaatataatttgggaggtagaattactaaagatggacgaagcaggagcgatataaaatgccgaatagcacaagctaaacaagccttcagtaagaaatataatttgtttacatcaaaaattaatttaaatgtcaggaaaagatttttgaaagtgtatgtttggagtgttgcttttatatggaagtgaaacttggacaatcggagtatctgagaagaaaagattagaagcttttgaaatgtggtgatatAGAATAATGTtaatcagatggctggataaagtgacaattgaagaggtattgcggcaaatagatacagacttataggccacatactaaggcatcctggaatagtcgctttaatattggaaagacaggtagaaggaaaaaattgtgtaggcaggccacgtttggaatatgtaaaacaaattgttagggatgtaggatgtagagggtatactgaaatgaaacgactagcactagatagagaatcttggagagctgcatcaaaccagtcaaatgacaagtaaaaaaaaataaataaataaatataattataaatattattatagtattacaaaatacataataacatttttgtatatgtaaaaagtaaaagtcaataaaaagtaaataagtaaagttTTACTTATAACGTTTACTTATATAAAGTTTTACTTATAAAGTTTGATTATATAAagactatataataaaaatagaaacacaaTCTTAGTgcagtaaaataagtttattaaactattatattatttacaatcatacaagagttattaattcacaattcaaaGAAGTTAATACTCtacaacaacaataaatataaaagtacaacaaaaacatttcgatagaaaaaataattggaataaacaaaagtaaaatttttaaacaatatcatCATAATATAGCAACAAGTTATGCAAAATGTTAATTCACAACTCTACAacaatcaaatataaaatgtttaacaaattatacatctaaatttaacaaaatacgaattaaattattaaaataattataaatttaaaaaaattaaatataattaaaaatacatatattttttgaaaattcaaatatttcaatattcaaaTACTTACACCACTCTACGAATTAAATTTAAGAACAGATGTTACTCACAAACAAAAGGTTTATTAccctcaaaaataacaataaatacatacGCGATGGGACGCCGATTACCCGAATCGAGAAAGCCGAAAGCCGAATCcagataattggaaaattaaaaaaggtttattatacGTAGTGGACTTTAATTAATCATACATACGTTCTAATGCATGTTTAATTCATACGCtactacatttccatatcccatgcacaattacaattaatgaataatttttaacaaaaattaatttattaatggaaaaatatacattattagtTTCATCATTAGAACCAGTAACACCCTCAAAAAAACGGCAAATAATACAAACGAGTGAAAAAACAGCATGATAAAGGTTCCCTCAAAAAACAGTTGGTTTTCACATATAACAAAtggtttataaaagtaaaaaataaagaagcaagCTATTCTCAATCATTAACAATTAACATAgtagtgaaacaattttttgagaAAGAAAAATTTCGGCAGTTTGTATTATACACCactttttgatttcataatatttttgtcataagGAGAATTGTATTGAAATTGTTTCTTttgacgatttaaaaaataatgagaacaattaggaacaaaattttaaatactattaataaattgttgataCATTTTTATACAGTCTTGTAGAAAGAATTACTAATTCacaatacaaacaaatttaaacactacaacaataattaacataaaaataaaatttaaaaaaaaattcgatttaaaaatctgatgacaattagtaacaaaattattttataagtaaatatttaaagattttaaatcataatacagCAAATAAAGTTATGTTATACTCAGTACGAACGCGTTAATCCGGATTAGACGGGGACCGCTGGTCCGGAACAGCGAAAGTTCGTAATaaagaacacatttaaaaaattaaaaaatttaacttacatcAGTAACAGACAGTATACAAATACACTGaacttagaaattttaattactctttgacatatattaatttatcttctgtcattttaaatttgaaagtggTTTCACGGCTGTGCGGTCTCGCAAACTCTACGATTTAGGTCAACAGCTGCTTTGAACATGATTTTGATCACGTTCTTCATTGTCTGAACTACTGTCTTCTGAATCCTTTGAAGTTGACATACAACCTTCTACGATATAATCTCACTGAGAATCTGATGTCTGAATTTTATTGTTGCAAGAGACTCATGAAGTGATATCTTCAGTCGTTAACATCTGGACagccttctatttttttttaaatagtggaaCAAAATTCTCATCCTTTGTACAATCAAATTcagaagaaaaacttttttcaccGTTTGGCATTTGTAGTGTTTTATTTCACCTCATTCCAAGTTtcagaagaataataaaattactactacTTCATGTTTTTTTGAGCTACATGATTTTCCATTTAGTCTCTTGTTGTAGTTAAAAACAGCTGAAGCTTTATTCTCCTGACGCGTTACTTGACAGTAGCAATGTCACTCTTctttattggatttatttttcttctttattggaTTTACCAGAAGAGTtgaggccaatttttttttggaacattttaaaatttaaatcttttttgtcgGCATTATAAATTTGTGTTGGAAGCAAATTTCTTCATTAATAcgctttataatttaaagaaaattcttcacTAGAAATATATCTCCCAAAAGACTTTTACTGGACTGCTTAGCTGTCGAATACAATGATGTTAATCTTGAAAACCACCCAAAACTCGCATTTAACCAGTCATTACCTAATTTTTTTGTATGGCCTTTGTTTGAACCATCGGACTCAAAAAACTCCTTGTACGTTTCTTGACAGAGGCAGATGTATAAAAAAAGCCTCATCTACATTATCGTTCTTTGGCTCTTTTATAGTAGCTCTTCTTTCAAAACAGTCTTTTGCTACCATTTTAGcgtaaaaatcttatatttttttaaatcaacttataTTTTTCTGCAGTCTGACACTCTTCCAATACCAACTCAAGTGCAATATTTGTTGCTCACGTTTACGCGTCTATACGATATAACACGTAcagtttttgtttcataaataatgtcacagtttttctttttgtactcATCTTCACGAAAAAACAATAAACGTTAACAGTCACGTATTCAAACGCAGAATCGACTAATGAAAGTAATACACTGTAGTGgaccaaattaaaaattgatgctGGTACGATAAAAGAAAGACTTCTGAACCGCGTGTGGTACAGTACTACAGtactttttgtgaaataaaagttCTGTAGAAGCAGGCGAGTTACTCTTAAATCGGTAGTCGATGATTCATCTATCTACATGCCAAAAGAttctttattattcaaattaaagtcattttattactgttatcacATTATATGTACTGATTTTATTCAATATCTTTTCTCAAGatttgaaacatttatttcaaattaacttcattttttcgaataattttaataatttcatatgacCGGTCCTGAATTACTTGACAGTCCGGATACCCGATAGTCCGAATTATTGCGTTTGCACTGTAGCAGAAATAATTATtcacaattcataaaaattattcaactcgTAAACGAatgacaaaacaaattaaatagtaaaaatattacagatttgattatataatattgAGAACAAttacccaaaaaattattttaaaacaaaagtaaacatctttttaagatttacagtaataagattttataaaagaaatatttacaatcttgcagaaagaattattaattcacaattcaaaGCATTTAATACTgtacaacaataacaattaaaaaagtaacagaaactttctattagattttttttttaaatgttcttttgaTTCATTTTGATTCAGAATTTCTGGCAAAATTGatattctgattgtaaaaactgaaatagaattaagaatatatattattatacttaaacaTTGAAACCAGTTTTGAATTGttgctaaattatattaaattgatcTGAAAGTATTATgccattttttcaagtttcttaaattaattccttataaaatacgaataaaatacGAAAGATTATGTAAGTCTTACTTTTTatcaattaaacatttactttttatcaattttaatactaatttactgcataaaaaatattagtgataTGTGAAAATTTATGGGAACTGTCTCTTTCTTTATTAAGAAAAGCCTGTGAATTATAATAACCAATAATACTGTCGACTATTATTCcgtttatcagaaaataatttagcCAATCCTGTAAAGGCATTGTCTAATTTGTAGTCAGATAGATAGGCAGCTGgacaatttatagaaatttaacatTATCAGGAACCAACTGAATGATGAGATGAAAATGCCATACCAgatcaggattcaaacctggaatCTAGATGAAAGGctgattatcaaaaattattacacttttcaTAATCTTGAAAAACAGTTTGTCACGTATTTCATCACAAGATTTGAATATACTCTATTTTTTCCATCTAGTTCTTTTCACTCTCCGTGATCATTACAAAAGTTGAAAGTTgcaaatgaaatattgtaaatttgGAATGTATTGAAACAAGAGACATAACATGAACAGGTTTCACAAGGCTATCTCTGAATCAAAGCAGCTTAGCCTGTCCCTATGACACTAATAacttgtaaagaaaaaaacaattcagCAGCTAAAGGTTAAGTATAGAGTAACTCtcgaaacaatataaaaaaagtgttaaaaatcaTGCATATTGTGTTTTGgcagaaacaaaaaatgaattagaagaaaTTCTGAATGGCATGGATTTATCAGTAGGAGAGAGaaatccaattttaaaataaatacgtaaaaacaaAGGCATTGAACCGTGACAAATGAAGATAATGAGGAATTATATATAATTGGCACAAGCGAGGAGAAATGTTTTTGCAGAAAACTGTAATTTACAGAACtagaaagtttttcttaaaatttttttgtggaatGCACACTTAATACAATTCAGCAAGGGCTCTAGCAAAAAGAGTAGGAAGAGGAGGAAGGTTAAAGCAGAATTTGTAGAGGATGAACTAGGTTAGTGGGTCGTATAATAAAATATCCACGTTTAATTGATTTGCTAATAAAGGAATTTGAGGGAAAGACAAAGATGTATAAGTTACTATTCTCTTTATTTATGCAAAgtatttgtaaatacaaaaaaaagtcaagcgttttgaagattatttttagaatatattttcacttttttcagatatttttttaatggtgtgTTTTTTCCAATCTGTTTAATATTAATCGAAgagatcatttataataaaaataatgagtttattttacataaaaacaatgaaGGTTAGTTTTTCCCCGTGGTAGAAAGGCATTAAGATGCGGAAGACAATGGGAAACCACTGCATAAAGATACTGAAGGATATCCCTTTGAGTTCATGTGGCATGACTCTGTATCGGAGCTACGGTGGCCGCCAACCTCAGTTAAGGAGAAGAcgcttaatatattattattattatattatgcttaaacacaaaataattcaaaaacataatatcgttatttttaattattttctgttaaatggaAATCTTTActacgttaaatggaagaaactaaaaaagaaattcctctgaaaaatatacaaccaataaaaagttacctaccATTTCCTTTTTTTGGGAGGAGGTGAATACTAAAACTAACCAAAGAATACatcgatttttttgtattttattaaatcttaggtaactttttattggttgtatatttttcagaggaatttcttttttaaatcaaacattttaaacttCGATCGGTTTCCAACCACCAATAATATTGTCCAAAAATTTTTGgacaatgaaaacataaaaaattcgattaaaaaatacgcaataaataaaTTGCCCCACTCCCTGGAGATACAGACTCTAAAAGCTTTACCAAAGAACTCACCCGTATATACCATTGtacaaaatttctataaataggTTAATccagacaaaaattatttataatccagACAAACACTTCTCACGTGCATAcgtacacgtacgtacgtacgtacgaatattacttCTAATCCACTTGTTTTTTGGgcttcctgggtcatgaaactgTCAGGAAGTGCAAAAAAAACCAATCCtcttttttgactgattactatactttccttcttgcagcatacctCTAGAGTTATGATACTAGGAAAATAAACGAACCAAATCtatttgaagatttatttttttcatcctaTTTATTTTTCGTTCGTTTGATGAATAAATGCAAGAGTTTTACGCTCAAATCCCTGTCCAATTTGCagaattttttcatcaataaaaaataactattaaatattaatttcatacaaaaccaagagaaaaaataagtttgcgAAGAAATGTATAGAACTAAGCTAGAGAAAAAAGATATTGGAACAGAGAAACATAGTAACACACACGTGATTAGACATATCGAAGTAATGGTGACGACACAAATAATGCAGTTATTACCTCAACTGCATTATTTActtcagattaaatttaatttaatttggaaagACTGTACatttacgattattttaaatcattaattttattaaataaaaaaggtagttGGGTAATTAAACCAACCAACCAACCAACTTTCAGAcaattttaatcgatttaaatatgttttttatgattaaactGGGGGTCTTTAATAGCACAATTACTATTTAGAACCCCAccgattgcatttaaaaattttcgctGAAGTCAGACAACCTTAAAtgtctgctatttctacaacatacatctaaacaaattaaaacttgatACTCgcccattatttatttaattcaatactgCATAAAGATGTTTATGCAGTAATTTATTGCACGTTTCAAAAGAACAGTTTCTTAAAAGAAcagttttatttctcttttagacACATTTTCcctaatttaattgattttcgtAGATAACCAGAATAAGAACTagggaatgaaataaatatcaccaattttttttcacgttatttataagttaataagctAAAGTAGGttatttgggcttgcaaatacacTTCAGATAGACATCTTaatataaaagcaattttattagGCGTGACGGCAAGTCAGCCACTGCTACTTATGTGCGACCTGACTGGCTGTCCCTGCCTCCGAttactttactaataaaaaaattgatcctgACGGGAAACGTAAATAACCATATAACGCGGGAGAAGCCACGACGGAATTACtagtactaaatatttttaatgtttttataaatcataattgtGATTTCAAGACGAATTATCtatcttgaaaaatataatattccaaatataatatttaccatTCACCCACTACCTGAatacattttacttcttttacatatatttatgaaaCTACAAACAGGAAAGTAATTTATTAAGGACCCAAtcaaatcagaataaattttcatggagttacaataataaattaaaatttcattttatatgtttgtttaatcacgtccactaaataaatataaactataaacgaaaaaataattttgctgaaCTCTGTGACTGAATGATgtctcgggctttcatccggaggtcctgggttcgaatcccggttaagaCACggaatttttcatttgctacaaattttcatattcccacgcataAGCCTCTACCCTAAGCTTATGTTGGTTTCCCAAAGATTTGGTCAAATAGAAAATTATCCATAGCATTGTCCTTTCGATTAGGTCCATAGAGATAAGTCCACTTTAGAAACGTCCAAAAATTGTTGTGTTTAAAAGCCCATTCAGCTAAAATGTCCAATATTTATCCAACGCATGTAATGCTGTGTGTACAagattcaataatttacaaattaacgtTATCATGGGTTACGTCAATATAATGTAAATCACTGTATTTCCTAAATACAGTGTTAATATGAACAGTCGCAAACAACGAGACTCATGACTTCAGTTactttaacacaaaaattaaatcaattcaaTTACCTACCACTCACTCAAAGAATGCcagtggtataatttttttggggtAAAAAACTCTTTATCATTGCCCTGGACAAAAAAGCCCCTTTTGGAactaaaataatcaaagaaactTAACCATTAGGATAAAATACATGATatggataacaaaataaaaatcaaaaatttatggttagtcaacattaaatttaatgaatacttCCTAGAAGTAACAGAACATTCTTATCATTGCCTAGGATGCTGCGACCGTTGTGCCTGCTCAACAATATGCCTAAGGATATGGAGAGAACGCTGCATCCTTGAACTGAATCACGGTAAGGGCATACACGAAAATCAATTTGGATTTGTAAAGGGCAGATCGGCCATACAAGCTGTCAACGACGGGGCACTTGGAGGACACAgtatattaaacagaatattatacCGATGTTAGTATCGCTAGATGTAAAAAATGCTTTCGGATGTTGCCGTGCAGCATTATTATGACTGCATTGGCTAACAAGGGCATACCGGTTATTTGTTGAAGATGGTTTTAGTTCATTCTTAAGCGATAGATGGATGATGGCGGAGACGTTGGAGGTCAAATCGTATACCCGATTTGACCGCATGTATAATtgttttgcttggcatttctcccgccaccaccctattcggtcgccctaaagcattagaccgaatgtctatgccacaaactgcttactgagcctcaaaacagttcaacaacctttaaaaaaaaaaacaatttaataaaaatatatatagacctataa of Lycorma delicatula isolate Av1 chromosome 9, ASM4794821v1, whole genome shotgun sequence contains these proteins:
- the LOC142330211 gene encoding putative salivary secreted peptide; the protein is MEFTKAMTTKMIVLFGLAVMIPLAFGEYKFHPAFLHHHDRNGSTNGTHHDLIIGNLTSGDRLLYHSGVVAAGRPNKTFTYDLQFPAYGYNNLTISYLKVIDLLGNGKNGYPSLKAGGVGYNYTVVSFKSQKGFGLNFNVTIFGNVKHHNITLH